The following are encoded in a window of Phaseolus vulgaris cultivar G19833 chromosome 3, P. vulgaris v2.0, whole genome shotgun sequence genomic DNA:
- the LOC137806420 gene encoding filament-like plant protein 7 isoform X2 translates to MNHKPWLWRKKSMEKTILAGDKVVSPSRPIEEEVYKLPLTKESGSERSSKSLNEKLATVLLDSHSGDDPLAKHVQKSQQEIKDATLKEHLQPPSCVQEEQEKKLSGVIPKISIEDEKIQKELEEKLRKTSKMIDDLTAENTHLANALLTKEKSIGDLVKCKQEADAEFSTLMTRLDTTEKENSFLRYEFHVLEKELEIRKEETDYSRQYADASHKQYLECSQKVSYLEAESQKLRLMLQKRSPGSAGVVNMKNEVGMMRRRKSNSNRELIYKDNDADVSEKSFSLMMRRLQDLDEENKALKRILTKKNSELESSRLMYAETASRLSQAEILLRKVSENQKCVELSRCYPTSNELPLMSNCDIYSDDEAISSGSWANALISELEHLRTSEAKVRKSSKATEVSDMSFMDDFVEMEKRAIVSIDTPKGGCFSDISGRELVPVEQDLLGFSERKKEIQFKHTTEKSFDWLQIVLNAILEEKIVSKRGLHELFYDIKIALDCMNHPTACKPDTEAENKQRLNSNLRKSIHRIINLIEGIAPKSFMCNNCPDCLGENKHSDISQSPTPKDYFVHVFQWKVTDLNPLLHQLVHTCKDLLTGRADFENFIGEVAFALDWSVNNCATSTNAAIARDKIKKHFSSHFSQNENKIDDEDKQSSQSASYVYLEDQCELLNTKNSQCDLLEDIRKLKDDLRNAKTAKKDLEQKLMSVTDESQNLTKQCQGAQNNIRGLESEIETLKDQIEKQKIVNEDLDTQLTMAQAKLNDIFQKFSSLEVELEDKNNSCEELEATCLELQLQLESIAKKESPTYGRYEVEKIYQTGWEITTASSKLAECQETILNLGKQLKALASSSEVSIFDKVVSTASTVANPTQKKNLIKRSSLRNQMQAEDEAKGIIYKSVQNEESRREEDVQMPPLVQSETENSLQSPNNLVNSPETSLTSEKNERSKGTGSMAMVAGKKQVGFGFLRKLLSRQKKGRAKGTKLLAKA, encoded by the exons GGGGACAAAGTTGTCAGTCCTTCTAGACCCATTGAAGAAGAG GTATACAAACTTCCATTAACTAAAGAATCTGGATCGGAAAGATCATCAAAAAGTCTGAATGAGAAGTTGGCAACAGTCCTTCTTGATTCTCATTCTGGAGATGACCCTTTAGCAAAACATGTCCAAAAGTCTCAACAGGAAATTAAAG ATGCAACATTGAAGGAACATTTGCAGCCACCAAGCTGTGTTCAAGAAGAACAAGAGAAAAAATTGAGTGGCGTCATTCCAAAGATATCAATAGAGGATGAGAAGATTCAGAAAGAATTGGAAGAGAAATTGAGGAAAACAAGTAAAATGATAGATGACCTAACTGCCGAGAATACTCATCTTGCTAATGCCTTGCTAACCAAGGAAAAATCAATTGGGGACCTAGTAAAATGTAAGCAAGAAGCAGATGCTGAGTTTAGTACATTGATGACTAGGTTAGACACCAcagaaaaggaaaattctttccTAAGATATGAGTTTCACGTGCTGGAGAAGGAACTTGAGATCCGGAAAGAGGAGACAGACTATAGCCGTCAGTACGCAGATGCCTCTCATAAACAGTACCTTGAGTGCTCTCAGAAAGTGTCATATTTAGAAGCTGAGTCTCAAAAACTCCGTCTTATGCTACAAAAAAGATCACCTGGTTCTGCTGGTGTGGTGAATATGAAGAATGAAGTTGGAATGATGAGAAGAAGAAAGTCAAATTCCAACAGGGAATtgatctacaaagacaatgatGCTGATGTATCTGAGAAAAGTTTCTCCTTAATGATGAGACGCTTGCAAGATCTGGATGAGGAGAACAAGGCTCTCAAAAGAATTTTAACCAAGAAAAACTCTGAACTAGAATCTTCAAGACTTATGTATGCTGAAACAGCTTCCAGATTATCACAGGCTGAGATTCTACTTAGAAAGGTTTCTGAAAATCAGAAGTGTGTGGAGCTATCTCGGTGTTATCCCACATCAAATGAACTTCCTTTGATGTCAAACTGTGACATTTATAGTGATGATGAGGCTATCTCTTCTGGATCCTGGGCGAATGCTCTTATTTCAGAACTTGAACATTTAAGAACTTCAGAGGCTAAAGTTCGTAAGAGCAGTAAAGCCACTGAAGTTTCAGACATGAGTTTCATGGATGATTTTGTTGAGATGGAAAAACGAGCTATAGTTTCTATTGATACACCTAAAGGAGGATGCTTCTCTGATATAAGTGGTAGGGAGCTAGTGCCAGTTGAACAAGATCTTCTTGGCTTCAGTGAGAGGAAAAAGGAGATCCAATTCAAACATACAACTGAAAAATCATTTGACTGGCTTCAGATTGTTTTGAATGCAATCTTAGAGGAGAAAATCGTATCAAAACGAGGTCTTCATGAACTGTTTTATGACATAAAAATTGCTTTGGATTGCATGAATCATCCAACTGCTTGCAAACCTGATACAGAAGCAGAAAACAAGCAACGCCTCAATTCTAATTTGAGAAAGTCAATCCACAGGATTATCAACCTCATTGAAGGTATTGCTCCCAAGTCATTTATGTGCAACAATTGTCCAGATTGCTTGGGGGAGAATAAGCATTCAGACATATCCCAGTCACCAACACCCAAAGACTATTTTGTTCATGTTTTCCAATGGAAAGTAACAGACTTAAATCCTCTCCTGCACCAACTTGTTCACACCTGCAAAGATTTGTTGACAGGGAGAGCTgactttgaaaattttattgggGAAGTAGCATTTGCTTTGGACTGGAGCGTTAATAACTGTGCCACCTCCACAAATGCTGCAATTGCGAGGGATAAGATCAAGAAGCATTTTAGCAGTCATTTTtcacaaaatgaaaataaaatagatgACGAAGATAAACAGTCTTCTCAATCAGCTTCATATGTATATCTAGAAGATCAGTGTGAGCTCTTGAACACAAAGAATAGTCAGTGTGATCTCCTTGAAGATATTAGAAAGTTAAAAGATGACTTGAGGAATGCAAAAACTGCGAAGAAAGACTTGGAACAAAAGCTGATGTCAGTAACTGATGAGAGTCAGAACTTGACAAAACAATGTCAAGGAGCACAGAATAACATCAGAGGTTTAGAATCAGAAATAGAGACACTGAAAGATCAGATTGAGAAACAAAAGATCGTAAATGAAGATCTTGATACACAGCTTACAATGGCCCAGGCCAAGTTAAATGacatttttcaaaagttttcgTCTTTAGAAGTTGAATTAGAGGATAAAAATAACTCCTGTGAGGAATTAGAAGCGACATGTCTAGAACTTCAACTCCAATTGGAGAG CATTGCAAAGAAGGAATCTCCAACATATGGCAGATACGAAGTAGAAAAGATATACCAAACT GGCTGGGAGATCACAACAGCTTCATCAAAGTTGGCAGAGTGTCAAGAAACCATCTTAAACCTCGGGAAACAACTCAAGGCACTTGCTTCATCTAGTGAAGTCTCAATTTTTGACAAGGTTGTCTCCACAGCTAGTACTGTGGCCAATCCAACCCAGAAGAAGAACTTGATCAAACGATCCTCTCTACGCAATCAAATGCAAGCTGAGGATGAAGCTAAAGGAATTATCTATAAGTCTGTCCAAAATGAAGAAAGTAGGAGAGAAGAAGATGTGCAGATGCCACCCCTTGTTCAATCTGAAACCGAAAACTCTTTGCAAAGTCCTAATAACTTGGTTAATTCTCCAGAAACAAGTCTCACTtcagaaaaaaatgaaagaagcaAAGGCACAGGATCAATGGCAATGGTGGCCGGTAAGAAACAAGTAGGCTTTGGTTTTCTGAGAAAACTGCTGTCAAGACAGAAGAAAGGGAGGGCTAAGGGAACCAAGTTATTAGCCAAAGCATGA
- the LOC137806420 gene encoding filament-like plant protein 7 isoform X1, giving the protein MNHKPWLWRKKSMEKTILAGDKVVSPSRPIEEEVYKLPLTKESGSERSSKSLNEKLATVLLDSHSGDDPLAKHVQKSQQEIKGKDKTKQEVKPVKDFNEKASTVTVSPVDATLKEHLQPPSCVQEEQEKKLSGVIPKISIEDEKIQKELEEKLRKTSKMIDDLTAENTHLANALLTKEKSIGDLVKCKQEADAEFSTLMTRLDTTEKENSFLRYEFHVLEKELEIRKEETDYSRQYADASHKQYLECSQKVSYLEAESQKLRLMLQKRSPGSAGVVNMKNEVGMMRRRKSNSNRELIYKDNDADVSEKSFSLMMRRLQDLDEENKALKRILTKKNSELESSRLMYAETASRLSQAEILLRKVSENQKCVELSRCYPTSNELPLMSNCDIYSDDEAISSGSWANALISELEHLRTSEAKVRKSSKATEVSDMSFMDDFVEMEKRAIVSIDTPKGGCFSDISGRELVPVEQDLLGFSERKKEIQFKHTTEKSFDWLQIVLNAILEEKIVSKRGLHELFYDIKIALDCMNHPTACKPDTEAENKQRLNSNLRKSIHRIINLIEGIAPKSFMCNNCPDCLGENKHSDISQSPTPKDYFVHVFQWKVTDLNPLLHQLVHTCKDLLTGRADFENFIGEVAFALDWSVNNCATSTNAAIARDKIKKHFSSHFSQNENKIDDEDKQSSQSASYVYLEDQCELLNTKNSQCDLLEDIRKLKDDLRNAKTAKKDLEQKLMSVTDESQNLTKQCQGAQNNIRGLESEIETLKDQIEKQKIVNEDLDTQLTMAQAKLNDIFQKFSSLEVELEDKNNSCEELEATCLELQLQLESIAKKESPTYGRYEVEKIYQTGWEITTASSKLAECQETILNLGKQLKALASSSEVSIFDKVVSTASTVANPTQKKNLIKRSSLRNQMQAEDEAKGIIYKSVQNEESRREEDVQMPPLVQSETENSLQSPNNLVNSPETSLTSEKNERSKGTGSMAMVAGKKQVGFGFLRKLLSRQKKGRAKGTKLLAKA; this is encoded by the exons GGGGACAAAGTTGTCAGTCCTTCTAGACCCATTGAAGAAGAG GTATACAAACTTCCATTAACTAAAGAATCTGGATCGGAAAGATCATCAAAAAGTCTGAATGAGAAGTTGGCAACAGTCCTTCTTGATTCTCATTCTGGAGATGACCCTTTAGCAAAACATGTCCAAAAGTCTCAACAGGAAATTAAAG gcAAGGACAAGACAAAACAGGAAGTAAAACCTGTTAAAGACTTCAATGAAAAAGCGTCTACTGTGACTGTTTCTCCTGTAGATGCAACATTGAAGGAACATTTGCAGCCACCAAGCTGTGTTCAAGAAGAACAAGAGAAAAAATTGAGTGGCGTCATTCCAAAGATATCAATAGAGGATGAGAAGATTCAGAAAGAATTGGAAGAGAAATTGAGGAAAACAAGTAAAATGATAGATGACCTAACTGCCGAGAATACTCATCTTGCTAATGCCTTGCTAACCAAGGAAAAATCAATTGGGGACCTAGTAAAATGTAAGCAAGAAGCAGATGCTGAGTTTAGTACATTGATGACTAGGTTAGACACCAcagaaaaggaaaattctttccTAAGATATGAGTTTCACGTGCTGGAGAAGGAACTTGAGATCCGGAAAGAGGAGACAGACTATAGCCGTCAGTACGCAGATGCCTCTCATAAACAGTACCTTGAGTGCTCTCAGAAAGTGTCATATTTAGAAGCTGAGTCTCAAAAACTCCGTCTTATGCTACAAAAAAGATCACCTGGTTCTGCTGGTGTGGTGAATATGAAGAATGAAGTTGGAATGATGAGAAGAAGAAAGTCAAATTCCAACAGGGAATtgatctacaaagacaatgatGCTGATGTATCTGAGAAAAGTTTCTCCTTAATGATGAGACGCTTGCAAGATCTGGATGAGGAGAACAAGGCTCTCAAAAGAATTTTAACCAAGAAAAACTCTGAACTAGAATCTTCAAGACTTATGTATGCTGAAACAGCTTCCAGATTATCACAGGCTGAGATTCTACTTAGAAAGGTTTCTGAAAATCAGAAGTGTGTGGAGCTATCTCGGTGTTATCCCACATCAAATGAACTTCCTTTGATGTCAAACTGTGACATTTATAGTGATGATGAGGCTATCTCTTCTGGATCCTGGGCGAATGCTCTTATTTCAGAACTTGAACATTTAAGAACTTCAGAGGCTAAAGTTCGTAAGAGCAGTAAAGCCACTGAAGTTTCAGACATGAGTTTCATGGATGATTTTGTTGAGATGGAAAAACGAGCTATAGTTTCTATTGATACACCTAAAGGAGGATGCTTCTCTGATATAAGTGGTAGGGAGCTAGTGCCAGTTGAACAAGATCTTCTTGGCTTCAGTGAGAGGAAAAAGGAGATCCAATTCAAACATACAACTGAAAAATCATTTGACTGGCTTCAGATTGTTTTGAATGCAATCTTAGAGGAGAAAATCGTATCAAAACGAGGTCTTCATGAACTGTTTTATGACATAAAAATTGCTTTGGATTGCATGAATCATCCAACTGCTTGCAAACCTGATACAGAAGCAGAAAACAAGCAACGCCTCAATTCTAATTTGAGAAAGTCAATCCACAGGATTATCAACCTCATTGAAGGTATTGCTCCCAAGTCATTTATGTGCAACAATTGTCCAGATTGCTTGGGGGAGAATAAGCATTCAGACATATCCCAGTCACCAACACCCAAAGACTATTTTGTTCATGTTTTCCAATGGAAAGTAACAGACTTAAATCCTCTCCTGCACCAACTTGTTCACACCTGCAAAGATTTGTTGACAGGGAGAGCTgactttgaaaattttattgggGAAGTAGCATTTGCTTTGGACTGGAGCGTTAATAACTGTGCCACCTCCACAAATGCTGCAATTGCGAGGGATAAGATCAAGAAGCATTTTAGCAGTCATTTTtcacaaaatgaaaataaaatagatgACGAAGATAAACAGTCTTCTCAATCAGCTTCATATGTATATCTAGAAGATCAGTGTGAGCTCTTGAACACAAAGAATAGTCAGTGTGATCTCCTTGAAGATATTAGAAAGTTAAAAGATGACTTGAGGAATGCAAAAACTGCGAAGAAAGACTTGGAACAAAAGCTGATGTCAGTAACTGATGAGAGTCAGAACTTGACAAAACAATGTCAAGGAGCACAGAATAACATCAGAGGTTTAGAATCAGAAATAGAGACACTGAAAGATCAGATTGAGAAACAAAAGATCGTAAATGAAGATCTTGATACACAGCTTACAATGGCCCAGGCCAAGTTAAATGacatttttcaaaagttttcgTCTTTAGAAGTTGAATTAGAGGATAAAAATAACTCCTGTGAGGAATTAGAAGCGACATGTCTAGAACTTCAACTCCAATTGGAGAG CATTGCAAAGAAGGAATCTCCAACATATGGCAGATACGAAGTAGAAAAGATATACCAAACT GGCTGGGAGATCACAACAGCTTCATCAAAGTTGGCAGAGTGTCAAGAAACCATCTTAAACCTCGGGAAACAACTCAAGGCACTTGCTTCATCTAGTGAAGTCTCAATTTTTGACAAGGTTGTCTCCACAGCTAGTACTGTGGCCAATCCAACCCAGAAGAAGAACTTGATCAAACGATCCTCTCTACGCAATCAAATGCAAGCTGAGGATGAAGCTAAAGGAATTATCTATAAGTCTGTCCAAAATGAAGAAAGTAGGAGAGAAGAAGATGTGCAGATGCCACCCCTTGTTCAATCTGAAACCGAAAACTCTTTGCAAAGTCCTAATAACTTGGTTAATTCTCCAGAAACAAGTCTCACTtcagaaaaaaatgaaagaagcaAAGGCACAGGATCAATGGCAATGGTGGCCGGTAAGAAACAAGTAGGCTTTGGTTTTCTGAGAAAACTGCTGTCAAGACAGAAGAAAGGGAGGGCTAAGGGAACCAAGTTATTAGCCAAAGCATGA
- the LOC137806421 gene encoding small ribosomal subunit protein uS9-like, with protein MSQGQELEQVQCFGRKKTAVAVTYCKRGRGLIKINGCPIELVEPEILRFKAFEPILLLGKSRFAGVDMRIRVKGGGHTSQIYAIRQSIAKALVAFYQKYVDEQSKKEIKDILVRYDRTLLVADPRRCEPKKFGGRGARARFQKSYR; from the coding sequence ATGTCGCAGGGGCAAGAGCTGGAGCAGGTGCAATGCTTCGGTCGCAAGAAGACCGCGGTGGCCGTTACCTACTGCAAGCGAGGGCGCGGTCTCATCAAAATCAATGGCTGCCCCATCGAGCTCGTCGAACCGGAAATCCTCCGGTTCAAGGCTTTTGAGCCGATCCTTCTTCTCGGGAAGAGCCGGTTCGCCGGCGTGGACATGCGAATCCGCGTCAAGGGCGGTGGCCACACCTCCCAGATTTACGCCATTCGTCAGAGCATCGCCAAGGCTCTCGTCGCCTTCTACCAGAAGTATGTCGATGAACAGAGTAAGAAGGAGATCAAGGACATCCTCGTTCGCTACGACCGCACGTTGCTCGTTGCGGACCCCAGGCGCTGCGAGCCTAAGAAGTTCGGTGGTCGCGGTGCCAGAGCCAGGTTCCAGAAGTCTTACCGTTGA